A segment of the ANME-2 cluster archaeon genome:
AGTACGGACGCTGCCAGGAAGGAACTGGAACAACTTGAAATCGAACCGCTTATCCACAGCATGATTCCTGGTATTTCAGGAGTGCTCCTGAATGAAGGTAAGATACGGGGCCTGAAAGTGTTAGTACCCATTGCCCAGAAAGGTAACAACATTTCAGATGCCAGGACAGCAGCACATGTGATAGAAATGATCGACAAGCTGATTCATACCATCAATATCGACCTGGAACCTCTGTATAACGAAGCTGAAAATGTGGAGAAACATCTTACCAGCCTGAGGAAACAGGCAGCTAAACCCACAGATGACCACTATGGGATGTACAGGTAACAGTCCGGGCAGGCCCACAATGGAAACAATTATTTACCTGAT
Coding sequences within it:
- a CDS encoding proteasome assembly chaperone family protein, with the translated sequence SYLVNVLNLDQICGLDSDEFPPVSMIYDSKPKFPARIYAGEKAKIVVFLSEFTPYPPMARNVANTVLSFAEESGCSRIISPETQILDEDGSKLFGIGSTDAARKELEQLEIEPLIHSMIPGISGVLLNEGKIRGLKVLVPIAQKGNNISDARTAAHVIEMIDKLIHTINIDLEPLYNEAENVEKHLTSLRKQAAKPTDDHYGMYR